A window of Fusarium musae strain F31 chromosome 1, whole genome shotgun sequence genomic DNA:
TGCATACCCAtctcccctcctcttcctccatgCCTTTGAGGACCGCCAACAGCACTCCTATGTCTTCGCCAGGACTTTTCAGCCCCTCGCCCTCTAGGCAGAATCTCGTCACCTCCGTATCCGAGAACAATACACCTCCCAATTACACCCAAAGTCCTCTCCTGCACCCTTTGCAGATGCACAAAGTTAGAGAGTAAGCATTTCAATCTGCGATGGGAATATCGTATCGCATTGTCCGCCTTTTTCGCTTGTTCCGCCTCCAATCGGTTTTGCTCGCCTATGGCGGGGGAGACGGCCAGGGAGCCTGGCATGCACCAACCGTTTCACTTATCAGACACTAACGTATTTGTCAATCATAGGACACACAAAGCCCTTATTGACTCAGATACCGCCACAGGCCGCAAGCTCATTAACCAATATGAAGTGATCGAAGAAATTGGCCGTGGAATGCATGGTAAAGTCAAGCTGGCTCGCAACCTCGAAACAGGCGAAAATGTggccatcaagatcatcccACGTTTCTCTAAGAAGCGACGCCTTGGAAAGGTTACGGCAAAGTCTCCCCAagacaagacgaagaaggaaatcgccatcttgaagaagatccgTCATCCGAATGTCGTCGCCCTCCTCGAAGTCATTGACGACCcggagctcaagaagatttACATGGTTCTTGAGCATGTGGAACTCGGTGAAGTTGTGTGGCGTAAGAAGGGTCTCCCTCACATTTGTCTATTCGAGCGACGACGCATAGAACGCGAAATGCGAGGCGAGCTCCCAACTCCCGAGGAGGACCGTTACGAACAACTCCTTGAACATCGCCAGGCTATCAAGCAAATGAAACGAGCCAAGATGGCACAGAATTACCCCGGTCAGATGAACTGGAGTTTTGAGAATGGAGGAGCCGACGAGCCTAGTAGCAGTCTAGGAAGCCAGTCCCGCATATCCTCCATGCAAGACTTTGCCGTCAGCGATGGATCACCTTCGAGACCTACTTCACGACAAACCTTCCGCGATGAACAAAGGGCACATTCACGATCACGATCTGTGGTTTCGTCGACTCGGGCCGTTGAAGACCCTGACGAGTTCATCAATTGGGAAGACGACATGGAAACCCCCAGCGCTCTCCGATCAAACCCCACCTCGAGTACCGCGTTGGATGGCACCATGTACGGCCCGTACGTCGACGAAGGCTTCCGAGGACGCTCTCCCAGCATGGCTGATTCGATCATCTCGCACATGTCCTCTCTTGATTTCAACCCTCAACAACACGACCCCTTCTCAGATGACTTCTCCTACGTTCCATGCTTCACCTTTGACCAAGCTCGATCAACCTTCAGAGATACTGTTCTCGGCCTCGAGTACTTGCATTATCAAGGTGTCGTCCACCGAGATATCAAGCCAGCCAATCTGTTGTGGAGTAAAGATCATCGCGTCAAGATTTCTGACTTTGGCGTCTCCTACTTTGGCCGACCTATTCGCGATGGCGAGTTTGATGACACAGTATCCGAATCTGAGGCCAAGGATTTCGACGATGATCTTGAACTTGCTAAGACAGTTGGTACACCTGCGTTCTTTGCTCCCGAGTTATGCTACACCGACTTGGACACAGAACAACCCAAGGTCTCGGAACAAATCGATGTTTGGTCTCTCGGTGTGACGCTTTACTGCTTGATCTACGCTCGAATCCCCTTCCTCGCCGAAGATGAGTTTCAGATGTTCCGAAAGATCGCAACTGAGGAAGTCTACATCCCCAAGCGCCGCTTGATGCCCGTTCACCCCTCAACCTCCCCTGCCGCTACCTCCCTCTACAAGCGTCAGAACATGCACCCGTACCGTGATGACAACGACTTGGTCTACGAAGAAGTCGACAACCTCCTTATTGACCTGCTGCGACAAATGCTCACCAAGAACCCTGAAAAGCGAATTCGATTGCGAGACATCAAGCGTCACCCATGGGTCGTCCAGGATATTATGAATCCTATCGGATGGCTCGACGATACTGACCCTGCTCGCCCTTCTTCCGGTCGCAAGATCCAAGTCGACGAAAGGGAAATGTCATCCGCCGTCGTGCCTCTTACTTTTCTCGAGCGTGCCCGCTCGGTGGTCAAGAAGGCTGTTGGCAAGGTAATGCACCCCCTCGTGGAACGAAGTGATAGCAAAACGCGACATCGAGCCAACAGTAGTGCTGCTAGCTCCACCGGCGACAACGTAAGCATGTACAATAACGGACCTCCGACTCCTCATGGGCAGTACCGCGAGAACCGACGCAAGAGTCTCCGCCCTGACGACTACTTCGCGAGTGCCATGCGAGATGCCGCCGCGGCGCCCGAACATCCTCTCTCAGTCAGCCAATCGGTCAGCCCACAGCCCGAATCAGTCATCTACGACCCGTTGGCCACTGTTCTTCCCGAAGCCGGCGTTTACCGGGGCCATCATCATGCTCATAGCGAGAGCGAGTCGATACGCGAACCCGAGAAGTCATCATCGGCAGCCTCTCTATGGCCCTTCCACCGTCACGCTCATAGCCATGGACATACCAAAACCACTCAACACTGGCTCCATCTTGGTTCCCCCATGCCCGTCTCTCAAACCACTCCTACTACCCCTTACTTCTCCAGCCCAGTCGACGGACCAGATGACTCTGGTGCCGAGACGGTCCGAAAGACTCGCGACATGGACTTGACGGATTCCATGGATGAAAGCTCACGGTCCAAGTCAGTCGATCGTGGCCTCTTCTCCAGTTCAGATAAACGCGCTGAACCCAAGGTGGGCGTCAATACCACCGTTGCGCCAGGCAGCGTTCAAGCACCACCTCGGCATGGAAGACGACCTGTCAAGTCCGTTGACTTGGGCAAGGCTTCCCACCATAGACGCTTGGAAGCTTC
This region includes:
- a CDS encoding hypothetical protein (EggNog:ENOG41); the protein is MPLRTANSTPMSSPGLFSPSPSRQNLVTSVSENNTPPNYTQSPLLHPLQMHKVRETHKALIDSDTATGRKLINQYEVIEEIGRGMHGKVKLARNLETGENVAIKIIPRFSKKRRLGKVTAKSPQDKTKKEIAILKKIRHPNVVALLEVIDDPELKKIYMVLEHVELGEVVWRKKGLPHICLFERRRIEREMRGELPTPEEDRYEQLLEHRQAIKQMKRAKMAQNYPGQMNWSFENGGADEPSSSLGSQSRISSMQDFAVSDGSPSRPTSRQTFRDEQRAHSRSRSVVSSTRAVEDPDEFINWEDDMETPSALRSNPTSSTALDGTMYGPYVDEGFRGRSPSMADSIISHMSSLDFNPQQHDPFSDDFSYVPCFTFDQARSTFRDTVLGLEYLHYQGVVHRDIKPANLLWSKDHRVKISDFGVSYFGRPIRDGEFDDTVSESEAKDFDDDLELAKTVGTPAFFAPELCYTDLDTEQPKVSEQIDVWSLGVTLYCLIYARIPFLAEDEFQMFRKIATEEVYIPKRRLMPVHPSTSPAATSLYKRQNMHPYRDDNDLVYEEVDNLLIDLLRQMLTKNPEKRIRLRDIKRHPWVVQDIMNPIGWLDDTDPARPSSGRKIQVDEREMSSAVVPLTFLERARSVVKKAVGKVMHPLVERSDSKTRHRANSSAASSTGDNVSMYNNGPPTPHGQYRENRRKSLRPDDYFASAMRDAAAAPEHPLSVSQSVSPQPESVIYDPLATVLPEAGVYRGHHHAHSESESIREPEKSSSAASLWPFHRHAHSHGHTKTTQHWLHLGSPMPVSQTTPTTPYFSSPVDGPDDSGAETVRKTRDMDLTDSMDESSRSKSVDRGLFSSSDKRAEPKVGVNTTVAPGSVQAPPRHGRRPVKSVDLGKASHHRRLEASILSSSLAAAAGQQYSQAVPTHSAEPCNKTRPRSLHRMDSAPITRTSPPRHSEDLCMRRGDRVEYISYSCPPSPIQEEWTRDETLPRADTMPTTKSSSVDSMEALATPSTSPSVTSPVSALPSTASTSERMLAFQSDPSLPALLSGASSVSADMEAELLCKPGIVSAHPQLLETTDSLTPPAFDKEPNGFPIDHVYGNPPAMDSGSLAVHLEGGARDSVTSTPVARPVDDDFDDDGSDDGILLMAKSKKKPAQTTSRPPVFNPRRRDTNISIASTETAKKVPTSAYGDEGTSPYET